One Cystobacter ferrugineus genomic window, GCCTGGGTCCACCGCTTTGATGAATGACTCGACCGAGCGGCTGTTCGGAGTCCACCTCGGGCCCCATCCCCGCCCTGGGGAGTGGACCCTGCGCGTCCTCCCACTCGAGCCCTGGACGGAGCACGAGCGCGCGAGGTGGGTGGCGTTGATCCAGGACGGGTTCATCCACCTGGCCGTCGTGGGCGGACTTTGCGGAGAACGAGGCAGCCCCCTCGCCCCTGGCTTTTCCGGTGATGTGGAGTTGTGGGAGGTCGATGACTGGATCGAGTGGCGATTCGGCGTGCTCGATATCGATTCCAGGTCGGCTTCGCTGCTGCTCAACTTGTGCGAATGGGGCGCCTTCAACATTGCTCCCGCGTTGCAGGTGGAAGTGCAGGCAGAGGGCCTGACGCTTGCCGAGGAACCCGCTGGCCGCCCGCTGCCGCAAAGGGCCTCCCAGCTGAGCTTCGAGGTGGATGAGCGTGACCAGCGGGACGTGTACTCGTCGATCCAGGTCGAGTTCGTCCACAAACTGTCAGGAGCGCAGATCATCCAGATCTCGCACCTTCTACAGCCCTGGCACACTGCGCTGTTCCGATGGGGCTTCTCCCTCCCGGCGCTTGCTCCAGGGTCGTCGGTCGTGCGCCCGGAGGATCCGCCGATCGTGATCGCGGGCGATCTGTGGTGCTGGAACTTCGAAACGTTCACCGCACGTTACGAGGCCTTTGATGTCTTCCTGAACTGCCTGGAGCGAATCCACCACACCCTGTGCCCTGTCAGGGCCGTGGCGATAGATTAGAACGATGTCGCGCGCGGGCGCGCAGCAAGCCCATTTTCGATCCCACGTCGTTCCAGTCCATGCCAGACTTCGGGTCCCTGGGAACGAGGGGACATACGCGTGCTTTCTCTGGCTCTCTCTTGATGGTCTTGAAGGGTGGTGCAGTCAACCATGGTTGCTCGGGCTCAAATTCATGGACAGGGTGATTCACCGCTCTTCGTGTTCGACGTCAAGGGCCTCGCGGATCCCCTGCGGGTAGTGCGTTTCTCGGGCACGGAGGGGATGTCGAGCCTCTTCGAGTTCCAGGTGGAACTGGCCAGCGAGAACCCCTATATCGACTTCGCGGAGGTGGTGGGCAAGTCGGCGCTCTTGACGATCCGGGGGGCGGAGGCGCTCAGGTGCCTGCACGGCATGGTCAGCTGCTTCGAGCAACTCCACGAGCTGCCCCGCTACACCCTCTATCGAGCCACCGTGTCGCCGCTGGTGTGGCGGCTCGAGCATCGCCACGACTGCCGCATCTTCCAGAAGCTGGACACGCCGACCATTCTGAAGAAGGTCTTCGAGGCAGGGTCCATCCCCTCCGACCGCGTGCGCTTCGTGCTGACGGGCAACTACGAGCCGCGTGACTACTGCGTGCAGTACCGGGAGTCGGACTGGGCCTTCGCCAGCCGGCTGATGGAAGAGGACGGCATCTTCTATTTCTTCGAGCACGACACGGACAAGCATGTGCTGGTGATCGGAGATGGGCGGCCGGCCCTCAAACCCATCCATGCGACGGAAGCACTCCCCTTTCGGCGGGAGACGGGCATGGCGGTCCTGGAGGACCACGTGCGCCGCTTCCACTTCCGCGAAGAGGTGCGCTCGGGCAGGACGACCCTGCGCGACTTCAGGTTCAAGCAGCCCGAGCTGAGGATGGAGGTCGAGCAGCGGGCTGAGGTGGATGCGGATCTGGAGGTCTATGACTATCCAGGGGAGTACCAGGATCCCTCCCTGGGAACGCCGGCCAAGGGCAGGACGATCGCCAAGGTGCGGCTGGAGGAGTTCCAGGCGACGAAGCGTGTCGGCCAGGGCGAGAGCGATTGTGAGCGGTTGTGCCCGGGACGGCTATTCAAGCTGGAAGAGCACTCGCGCGGTGACTACAACGGGCGCTATCTGCTCACCCGGGTACGGCACGAGGGCGCTCAGCCCCAAGTCCTGGACGAGGAGTCCCAAGGGGGGGAGTTCAACTACTCCAACGACTTCCTGTGCATTCCAGAGAACGTGCCCTTCCGGCCGGCACGGGTGACTCCCCGGAGTCACGTGAAGGGCGTCCAGACGGCGGTGGTCGTGGGCCCATCGGGGGAGGAGATCCATGTGGACGAGTGGGGCCGGGTGAAGGTCCAGTTCCACTGGGATCGGCAGGGCAAGCGAGATGAGCACAGCTCGTGCTGGGTGCGCGTGAGCCAGTTGTGGGCGGGAGAGGCCTGGGGGGCCATGTTCATCCCCCGCATCGGCCAGGAGGTCATCGTCGACTTCATCGAAGGTGACCCGGACCGGCCCATCATCATTGGCAGAGTGTATAACGGCAACAATTTCGTGCCCTATGAACTGCCAGCGCAGAAAACGAAGAGCACCATCAAGTCCAGCTCAAGCTTGGGTGGGGAGGGCTACAACGAACTGCGCTACGAGGACAGGAAGGGGAACGAACAGATCTTCATGCACGCCCAGAGAAACATGGACGTGCACGTGAAGAACGACTCATTCGAGAACATTCTCCACGACCGGCACCAGACGATTGGTTCTCAGGGAAGTGGGGGAAAAGTGGGCGACCAGAATGAGCTCGTGTACCGCGACAAGAGCCTGACGGTGCACCGGCACCGTCAAGAGCAGGTCGGCGGGGACCTGAAACTGCTGGTGGGTGGGATCGATGGCGAAGGGGATGTGGATATCGTCATCCGCTCCAACCGGTTGGAGTTGGTGCACAAGGACAGCCACCTACATGTGAAGCAGAGCTTGAACGAGAAGGTGGACGTCGACCACTCGAAGACAGTGGGCAAGGATCTGCACCTGAAGGTAGGGCAGCTCACTGCGCTGGATTCGGGAAAGGAGATCCACCTGAAGTCGACGAAGATCGTGATCGAGGCGTCGAGCGGGATCACGCTCAAGGGGCCGGGAGGCTTCATCACGATCGACTCGCGCGGAGTCGCCATCAAGGGCAAACTCATTCAGAATAACTCGGGCGGCTCGGCGTTGACGGGGAGCGGATCAAGCCCGACGCATCCTGCGGACGCGGTGGAGGCGCAGCCCACCGTTCCGACGGAAGCGGATGACGGAAGCCTCCCGTGATGCCAACGCGTGAGCCGTTTCTCGTGTCCACTGACGACGTGCCCACGCTCACTGAGCCAGCGGGCGAGAAAGAAGATGGAGGAGATATTCGGGTGGATGAAGACGGTGGGCGGAATGCGCAAGACGCGCTACCGAGGCCAGCGACGCGTCGGGCTGCATTTGCACTGGGTGGCCGTGGCCTACAACCTGGTGCGCATGGCAAAACTCATGCCCGCGGTGGCATGAGCCGCACCAACATAGGGTGAAGGGGCGACCCCAATGCCCCGACCCCAGCTCCGGATGAATCATTGCGGAGCGCTTCTTCTCGCGGAGGGGTCCCAAAAGACCATGCGGCCCCTCCTGGAGACGGCTCGGGCCTGGTTTTTCAGCAGCCTGTTAGTCCTACTGTGTCATAAACGTTAGGCTTTGATGGACACGGCCCCGCTCACGAGCGGACGTACGCTTCCGGTCCTCTCGTCTGGCGTGCCTTCTCGTACCGACACGGCCGGAACCTCCTCTGGAACCGGCCAATCCCTTAACTTTATGACACAGTAGGATTAGGGCAGTGTGCGCCTCACGCGGCCATGCGGCTGCGTCCCTGGATGCTGGCACCCGCCTCGGGGGACATGCGCCGGAAGAGCGGCCCGGCGAGCATCGTCACCACGCCCACGGCGACGAAGGGGAGGATGAACTGGTTCGGGGTGATGACGCCCTCGGCGTCTCCGCGCGCCAGGTGCAGCATCAACCCGCCGAAGCTGATGCCCAGGCTGAGCCCCATCTGCTGCGTCACCACCGACAGCGTGGAGGCGTTGCTCACCGTGCCCTGGGGGATGTCCGCGTAGGCCACGGTGTTGAGGGCGGTGAACTGCATGGAGCGCATGAAGCCGCCCACCGTCAGCACCACGACCATGAGCGCCACCGGCGTCCACCCCCGGAAGAAGGCGGGCAGGGCCGTGAGCACGGCGGTGACGAAGTTGGCGTAGATCAGGGTGGAGCGGAAGCCGAACCGGCGGATGATGCCGGGAGCCACGGGCTTGCACGCCATGGCGCCCACGGCCGTGCCCACCGTCACCAGTCCCGTCTCCAGCGGCCCCCACCCGAGCCCCACCTGGAACAGCAGCGGCAGCAGGAAGGGCGTGGCACCCAGGCCCACCCGCACCACGGTGCCGCCGACGAGGCTCGCCCGGAAGGTGTCGTAGCGCACCAGCCGCACGTTGAGCACCGGCCGCTCCACCCGCAGGGCATGGCGGATGTAGGCCGCGATCGATCCGAGCGCGAGCCCCCACATGCCGAGCTGCACGGCCACCGGCACCAGCCCCATGCCCACCACCTCGGACGCGCCCACCAGCGAGGTGATGGCGGTGGCCGCGATGACGAAGCCCTTCATGTCGAACCGGCCCGGATAGGGCTGGTGCAGGGGCGGCACGAAGCGCAGCACCGCGAGCATGCCGAGGATTCCCACCGGCACGTTGATGAAGAAGATCCACGGCCAGTCCGCGATCTTCAGGATGAAGCCGGCCAGCGGAGGCCCCACGAGCGGACCGACCAGCGCGGGCATGGTGAACCAGCTCATCGCCGACACGAGCCGCTCGCGTGGGGCCGAGCTCACGACGATCAACCGCCCCACCGGCACCATCAGCGCACCCCCGACCCCCTGGAGCGTGCGGAAGACGACGAGCTCGGCCAGCGAGCGCGAGAAGCCACAGAGCACCGAGCCCGCGAGGAACACCCCCATGGCCGTCATGAACACGCGCCGGGGCCCGTGGCGATCGGCGATCCACCCGCTCGCCGGTGCCACCACCGCCAGCGCGAGGATGTAGGACGTCAGGGCCAGCTTCAGGTGCACCGGGTCACTGCCGAACGCCGTGGACAGCGCGGGCAGCGCGGTGGACAGCGCCGTGGAGTCGATGAACTCCATGAACAGCGCGCTGGCCACCGCGATGGAGGCGAGCCGGGAGCCCGTCTTGGATGGGGCGTGCTGGGCCTCGGTGGATGGAGGGGACGGAGTCACGACTGCTCTTATGCTCCCTGACCCCGGACCTGTCACGCCCACCGTGTTGACGGGCTCGCAGGCGCTCGCTCAGATGGCCGCTCCCTCGTCCATAGGAGTCCACGTGCCCCAGCTCATCCTCCACCACTACCCGAGCTCGCCTTTCTCCGAGAAGATCCGCGCCATCCTCGGCTTCAAGGGGCTGCGCTGGAGCTCGGTGGTCATCCCCGTCATCATGCCCAAGCCCGACGTGGTGGCGCTGACGGGCGGCTACCGCAAGACGCCCTTCCTGCAGATCGGCTCGGACATCTACTGCGACTCGGCGCTCATCGCGGACGTGCTGGAGCGGCTCGCGCCCACGCCCACGCTCCACCCGCCCGAGTCGGCGGGGCTGACGCGCATCGTGGCGCAGTGGGCGGACTCCTCGCTGTTCGGGGCCGCCGTGGGCCACATCTTCCAGCCCGCGGGCGTGCAGAGCCTCTTCGGCCACCTGCCTCCGGCGCACATCAAGGCCTTCCTGGCCGATCGCGCGGCCCTGAGCGCTGGCGCCAGCTCGCCGGGCATGAATCCCCAGGAGGCCACGGGGGCGCTGCGCCTGTACCTCCAGCAGCTCGACGCGCGGCTGGCGGATGGCCGGCCGTGGTTGTTCGGCCAGGCCCCGAGCCTCGCCGACTTCTCCGTCTACCACTGCCTCTGGTTCGTCCAGCAGGTGAAGGCGGTCTCGGGCATCCTCGACGAGTTCCCGCGCGTGAAGCCCTTCATCGACCGCTTCCAGACGTTCGGCCAGGCCGCGCCCGAGCAACTGTCGAGCACGGAGGCCATCGAGATCGCCGCGCGTGGCCGGCCCGAGGCCCTCGCCGACGAGCCCTTCCAGGACGCGCGGCAGGGGCTGGCGAAAGGTGCGCGCGTGAAGGTGTCGGCCACGGACTACGGCAAGGATCCGGTGGAAGGTGAGTTCGTGCTGTCCCGTCCAAATGAGCTCGCCATCCGGCGCACCGACCCGCGCGCCGGAGAGCTGGTCGTCCACTTCCCGCGCCTCGGCTTCCAGGTGCGCGCGGCGGAGTGAGCCATCCTCCGCGGGGGGAGGTGTCCGTCCGTCCTCTTCCCGACAGCGCCGGGCCCTCCTGGCCCCAGGGACCATGGCACTGACACCCGTCGCCAGACGCTCCTCGGAATGAGCGAGAGACGCTGATTCCGGGTCGCGCCGGGAATCGATGTGGTTACTGTTTTTTCAATGTCTGGAGCCCGCACCCCGTGATCGGCTCCTGACCTTGAACCCGGACGGCGCGGGGGGTGGGGGCGCGCGTCCGATGGGAGGCACCATGCTGCGTCGGATCCTGGAACCAGGCGGGCCCTCGAGTCCCATGAGGGAGCAGTCGCGAGGCTTCAAGACATCGCCGGTCCAGCGGGTGTTGATGACCACGGACGCGGTGAGTGGTGTGTGGACGGACTCGCTGGAGCTGTGCCGGGCGCTGGCGGCTCGGGGCGTGCGGGTGGACCTGGCGCTGCTGGGAGGTCCCCTGTCCGCCGACCGGGGAATGGAGGCGCGGGACGTGCCCGGCCTCGTCCTCCACGAGAGCCCATGCCGGGCGGAGGCGTGGGAGACGTGGCTGCTGGAACTGGAGGAGCAACTGGCCCCCGACATCGTCCACCTCCATGTCGCCAGCCATGGGGAGCTCGCCTGGAAGGCACCGACATTGGTGGTGGCGCACGCATGTCCCCTGTCGTGTTGCGAGGCCCTCCCGGGAGAGCACGCGCCGGAGCGCTACGCACACCACTGGCGGGAGACGACGCGGGGCCTGCGCGCGGCGGGGTGCGTGGTGGCGCCCACTTCGGCCATGCTCGCCTCCGTCGAGCGGCACCATGGCCCCTTCCGCTCCACGCGCGTCATTCCCCCCGCGCGGCGCGCGGAGGCCTTCCTCCCGGATGCGAAGGAGTCCTTCGTGTTCTCGTCGTGCCGGGTGTGGGACGAGACCAAGAACCTGGCGGCGCTGGAGGCCATCGCTCCGAGGCTCTCCGTGCCGGTGTGCATCGCGGGGCAGGCACCTCGCACCGTGCAGGCGGAGTCGCTGGGGCTCCTGTCGCCGTGGGAGCTCGCCGGGTGGATGTCCCGGGCGGCCGTGTTCGCGCTGCCCGCGCGCTACGAGCCCTTCGGACTGTCCGTGCTGGAGGCCGCGCTCGCCGGGTGCGCGCTGGTGCTCGGAGACCTTCCCAGCCTGCGCGAGGTGTGGGGAGACGCCGCGCTCTTCGTCCACCCGGATGACGTGGAGGGGCTCGCGCAGGCCCTACGCTGGTTGATGACGCACCCCACCGAGCGCGAGGGCCGGGCCAACCGGGCCCGCAACCGCGCGCTCACCTTCACGCCCCGCCGCATGGCGGAGGCGTACCTCGAACTCTACGCCGCGCTGCGCGTGCGGCCCCTCGACTCGTGGGGGCACCCGCTCCTGCACGCGGGCTGACCCGGGACTCCGGCTCAGTCGTCACCCTCGGTGCTGGACGGGCCCCGGGCCTCATCCCCCATCATCGCGCGCAGGGTGTTCTTGAGCCGACGCTCCTGCAGGAAGAGCTCATGGTCGGCGGAGCGGCCCGGCTCGGTCATGGGGCTCTTGAAGTAGAAGCCGAGCCAGTCCTGCGTGCCGATGCGGCCCGCGCGCTGCGCCAGATCCATCAGCAGCGCCAGGTCGAGCACGATGGGCGCCGCGAGGATGGAGTCGCGGCACAGGAAGTCGATCTTCATCTGCATGGGGTAGCCCAGCCAGCCGAAGAGATCGATGTTGTCCCAGCCCTCCTTGGCGTCGCCTCGCGGCGGGTAGTACTCGATGCGGACCTTGTGGAAGAGGTCTCCGTAGAGCTCCGGGTGGTCCCCCGTCTGGAGGATCTCCTCGAGCACGCCGCGCTTGGTGATTTCCTTGGAGCGGAAGGACTCGGGATCATCGAGCACCTCGCCGTCGCGGTTGCCGAGGATGTTGGTGGAGAACCACCCGCGCACCCCGAGCATGCGGGCCTTGAGGGCGGGGGCGATGACGGTCTTCATCAACGTCTGGCCCGTCTTGAAGTCCTTGCCGGCGAGCGCCACTTCGTGGTGGCGCGCGAGCTCGGCGGCGGCGGGGAAGTCCACCGCGAGGTTGGGTGAGCCATTGGCGAAGGCCACCCCTTCCTGGATGCAGGCCCAGGCGTAGAGCTGCGAGTTGGTGATGGAGGGGTCGTTCTTGAGCAGCCCGGCCTCGAAGGCGCGGCGGGAGGCATGGACCTGATCGGCCGCCACGTAGGTCTCGGTGGAGCCGCACCAGATAGCCACCGCGCGGGTGCAATCATTGTCACGCAGGAAGGCGCGGATGTCCTGGCGCACCTGCTCCACCAGGTCCGCCTTGGTCGCGCCCGTCTTCACGTGCGTGCCGTGCAGACGTTTGACGTATTGAGGATGGAAGACGCCCTTCATGGGCCGGATGGCTTCCAGCTCCGCGCGTACGGGCTCGAGCTGCGCGGGCTCCAGGACCTTGGAATGGATTGCCGCTTCATGGACATTCTCGGGGAAGATGTCCCAGCCGCCGAAGACGAGCTGGTCCAGCCGGGCCAATGGCAGGTATTGGCTCAGGCGGACCCGTTCGCCGCCCACGCGCATCCCTCCCATCTGCGTGAGCGATCCCACCGGCAGTCCCAATCCCCGGCGGGCCAGCAGGACGCCCGCGATGAACGTACTGGCCACGGCGCCCATCCCTGGCAGCAGGACGGCGAGCTTTCCTCCAGGGGGAGGCATGGAGGTCGATCGTTTCATCTGTTCCTCATGGTGTTGTCCTCGGAGGCTGGAGGACCAATGTACACATGAGAATCGCATCGGCTCTTGGCCCCGGGGACAATTTACTTGTGATGAGAGAGGTTTCCTCCGGAGTCATGTCGGCCGGGTGACGTGCGAGGTGTCCTGTAGTGGTCTGTTCGTGGAATGTCTCGCGTCACATCTCGTGCTTCGTGCGAATCCTGGGTTCGGGTTGGAAATTGGGATGGTGATGACACCAGACGAGATGACAACAGAGCAACTGGAGCAGCGGGTGCGCTCGTTGGGGGAGTGGTTCCACAACCTGGACCTGAAGGGCGTGCGCACCGCGCCCCATCACTTCCTCGGGGACTTCCCGACGGTGTTCTGGAATCGTTTCCAGCACGCCTTCCCCACGGACCTGAAGGGCAAGTCCGTGTTGGATATTGGCTGCAACGGCGGGTTCTACAGCATCGAGATGAAGCGGCGCGGGGCGGCGCGCGTGGTGGGCATCGACTCCGATGAGCGCTATCTGGCGCAGGCCCGCTTCGCCACCCAGGTGCTGGGCGTGGACGTGGAACTGCTCCAGATGAACGTCTACGACGTGGGCGCGCTGGGCGAGAAGTTCGACATCGTGCTGTTCATGGGCGTGTTCTACCACCTGCGCCATCCGCTGCTGGCGCTGGACCTGCTCTACGAGCACGTCGTCAAGGAGTTGCTCATCTTCCAGACCCTGGAGCGGGGCAGCGATGAGGTGGGCGAGCTCGCCCGGGACTACCCCATCTCCGAGCGGGCCATCTTCGATCGGCCGGAGTATCCGAAGATGCACTTCATCGAATACCGCTACGCGGGGGACTGGACGAACTGGTGGGCTCCCAACCGCGCATGCACCGAGGCGATGCTGCGCGCGGCGGGGTTCGACCTGCTCGAGCACCCTTCACGTGAGGTCTACATCTGCCGGCGTGGCCAACGCCCGACCGCCTGGGGCGCGGTCTATCCCCGACACCCGGAGTCCGTCCAATGATCGAAGCCATCAAGCTGTGGAACGAGCCCAACAACATGTCCCACTGGGACTTCGGGATCGACAAGGATTGGAGCATCTTCTCGCGCATGGTGCGCCTCGCCGGGGAGGCGGTGCGGGCGGAGAATCCGTTGATCACCCGCGTCCTCGGGGGCATGTCTCCCATCGACGTGGCCTTCCTCCGCCGGATGTCCGACCAGGGCGCGCTGGACGAGGTGGACGTCGTGGCGGTGCATGGCTTCCCGCTGGACTGGAACCACTGGCAGATCCACGAGTGGCCCGACCGCATCGCCGAGGTGCGTGCCGCCTCGCGCCACCCCGTGTGGGTGACCGAGGTGGGTGTCTCCACCTTTGGCGCCGAGGAAGTGCAGGAGTTTGGCCTGCGGCGCACCGCGGAGCTGCTGCTCGACCAGGTGGACCGGGTGTTCTGGTACAGCCTCTATGACCTGCCGAAGGCCTGGCCGGCGACCACGCGCCACCGCGAGGCCGAGGGCTCGTCCTACTACCGGCACTTCTACATGGGGCTCATCAAGGAGGATGGCACGCCCAAGCGCGCGCTGCGCCACCTCGCGGACTACACGCCCCAGATGGGTATCTGCCAGTGGTTCCACTTCGAGGATCCCCGGCTGGATGACGCGGTGGCGTGGCTCGAGAAGCTGGGCGTCAAGAAGCTGCGCACGGGCCTGAGCTGGGCGGACAGCCACCGGCCCAACGCGGATGCCTGGTTCGACCAGCAGATGAGCGCGCTCGAGGACTTCGACGTGACGCTGACGTACTGCTTCACCCCGGGCTCGCGCGGCATCAACGATCACCACACGAGTCCGCCCCAGCAGGTCGAGGAGTTCGCCGAGTTCTGCGCGCGGATGACCCGCCGTTACGCGAAGTAGCCTTTCCGGAGACGGTATGCCGCTGCGTGACACGCCCTGGCGTTGGTTGCTCCCGCTGCTGGCGCTGGCCGCCTGTGCCACGTCCCGCACGGGAGGACCTTCCTCCGCGCCCGCCGAGGTGGAGCGGCTCGCGCGCTTCGAGGTGGACTTCGAGTTGCCCGGGAGCACCCGGCACCCGGACGATGTCTCCATCGAGGCGCGCTTCACCGCGCCCTCCGGACAGCAGGTGACGGTGGGGGGCTTCGCCCTGGCCGAGGGCGGCTTCCGCGTGCGCTTCACCCCGCGCGAGACGGGGGAGTACCAGTACGCCGTCAAGGCGGATGGCGGCTCGGGCCCGCGCGAGGTGGCCTCGGGGCGCTTCCGGGTGCGTCCGAGCGACCGCCGGGGCTTCGTGCGCCGGAGCGCCGCGTCCGCGCATCAACTGTCCTGGGAGGAGGGCACTCCCTTCTTCCCGCTCGGGGAGAACCGCTTCAACATCTACGACGCCTCGTGGAACTACAACCAGTTCCCGGCGCCCGAGTACGTGGCCTACATGGCCCGCAACGGGATGAACACGCTGCGGATCTTCATCTTCACCGACTGCGAGCGGGAGGAGCCAGAGCCCGGACCCCAGCCGGGTTGTCTGGAGCCCCAGGTGGGGCGCTTCGATGCCCAGGTGGCCGCGCAATACGACGCCATCCTCGAGGCCGCCGAGCGCCACGGCATCTATGTCATCTTCACGCTCTTCGCCGTCGGCTTCACGCCCGGCGAGACGTGGAAGAGCTGGGAGGACAATCCCTACAGCACCGCCCGGGGAGGCCCCGCCGCGACGCCCGAGGAGTTCTTCGAGCGCGAGGACATCCGGAAGGCCGCCGAGCGCAAGCTGCGCTACGTGCTCGACCGCTATGGCTACTCGCCACATTTCCTCGCCGTGGACCTGCTCAACGAGCCGGAGTGGGATGGCAACAACGGCGAGGAGAGCTGGGTGCCCTGGGGCGAGCACATGGCCGCCGTCTGGCACGCCGCGGATCCCTACGGGCACCTCGTCACCATGGGCTCGGTGGGGTTGCACTGGAACGTGAATGGGGACGAGCGCCCCTGGTACGCCCACCCGGGCAACGACCTCTTGCAGTGGCACCTGTACGGCAAGGAGTACTACGAGGTCCACGCGCTGGCGGCCGAGTTCTCGCGCAAGATCGCCGAGACGTGGGGCTATGACAAACCCATCCTCTGTGGCGAGTTCGGCTACGGCGGGGATGATCCCCAGACGTTCGATCACACCCACGTGGGCATCTGGAGCGCGACCTTCTCGGGAGCGGGAGTGCTGGCGCACAGCGCGCCGCCCTTCACACCTGACTCGGATGTGTTGATGACGCCCGAGCGCGGCCACCACTTCCGGGTGCTGTCGGACTTCCTGTCGAGGCTGTCCACCTCGCCGCCGCTGCTGCCCCGGCCCGCGCCGTCCGCGACTCCCGAGGGCACTCGCGTCTGGGCGCTCGGACGCCCTGGCTATCAGGCGCTGTGGGTGATGGGCGCGCGCGACGGCTACGGCTCCCGCGTCGAGGGCGCCACCGTGCGGTTGGAGGGTGCCACCGGATGCCATCGCGTCACCTGGTGGGACGACGTGACGGGCGAGCAACTCCATACGGAGGAGTCATGGGCGAAGCCAGACGGACTGCTGCTGCGGGTGCCTGGCTTTGTCAGACATGTGGCGGGCCTGGTGGAGGCCCTGCCCGGGATGTCGGGTGACGTTCAGGACGCCACGCGTTGTCCGGCGGAACGATTGCCGGGTGAGCGGCGCTGAGCACACTGCGCGGTCCACGCCCAGGCATGTGGAGGAAACGACGGTATGGAGGTGGGAATGTCGAGCGCGACAATGAATGCGGCGGTGCTCGCGGGGCCCAAGGGCGCCCGGATCGAGCGCGTGGCTCGGCCCGAGCCAGGGCCGGGCACCTTGCGGGTGAAGCTCGAGGGCTGTGGAGTGTGTGGTTCCAACCTTCCCGTCTGGGAGGGGCGCGAGTGGTTCCGCTATCCGATGCAGCCGGGCGCCCCGGGTCATGAGGGCTGGGGTGTGGTGGACGCGGTGGGCAGTGGCGTGACGGGCTTCCAGGTGGGCCAGCGTGTGGCGACCCTGTCGTCGGCCGCGTATGCCGAATACGACGTGGTGAGCACGGAGTCGGCGGTGCTGCTGCCCCCGTCGCTCGCGGGCAAGCCCTTCCCGGGCGAGCCCCTGGGCTGTGCCATGAACATCTTCCGCCGCGGCGACATCCAGGCCGGACAGACGGTGGCCATCATCGGCATCGGCTTCCTCGGGGCGCTGGTGACGCGGCTGGCGACGAACGCCGGGGCGCGTGTCCTCGCCATCACCCGGCGGCCCTACGCGCTCGAGCTGGCGCGCATGTACGGCGCCGCCGAGTGCATTCCCATGGATGACCACTACAAGATCATCGAGCGCGTGAAGTCGCTCACCCATGGCACCTTCTGCGACCGGGTCATCGAGGTGGTGGGCGAGCAGTGGCCGCTGGATCTCGCCGCCGAGCTCACGCGCGAGCGCGGCAAGCTCATCATCGCGGGCTACCACCAGGACGGACCGCGCCAGGTGAACATGCAGCTCTGGAACTGGCGCGGCCTGGACGTCATCAATGCGCACGAGCGCGATCCCAAGGTCTACGTGGAGGGCATC contains:
- a CDS encoding MDR/zinc-dependent alcohol dehydrogenase-like family protein is translated as MSSATMNAAVLAGPKGARIERVARPEPGPGTLRVKLEGCGVCGSNLPVWEGREWFRYPMQPGAPGHEGWGVVDAVGSGVTGFQVGQRVATLSSAAYAEYDVVSTESAVLLPPSLAGKPFPGEPLGCAMNIFRRGDIQAGQTVAIIGIGFLGALVTRLATNAGARVLAITRRPYALELARMYGAAECIPMDDHYKIIERVKSLTHGTFCDRVIEVVGEQWPLDLAAELTRERGKLIIAGYHQDGPRQVNMQLWNWRGLDVINAHERDPKVYVEGIRLAVDEVASGRLDPFPLFTHRFGLDELNLAFETMRTRPEGFLKALITV
- a CDS encoding TIGR04290 family methyltransferase, which codes for MVMTPDEMTTEQLEQRVRSLGEWFHNLDLKGVRTAPHHFLGDFPTVFWNRFQHAFPTDLKGKSVLDIGCNGGFYSIEMKRRGAARVVGIDSDERYLAQARFATQVLGVDVELLQMNVYDVGALGEKFDIVLFMGVFYHLRHPLLALDLLYEHVVKELLIFQTLERGSDEVGELARDYPISERAIFDRPEYPKMHFIEYRYAGDWTNWWAPNRACTEAMLRAAGFDLLEHPSREVYICRRGQRPTAWGAVYPRHPESVQ
- a CDS encoding DUF5060 domain-containing protein, whose translation is MPLRDTPWRWLLPLLALAACATSRTGGPSSAPAEVERLARFEVDFELPGSTRHPDDVSIEARFTAPSGQQVTVGGFALAEGGFRVRFTPRETGEYQYAVKADGGSGPREVASGRFRVRPSDRRGFVRRSAASAHQLSWEEGTPFFPLGENRFNIYDASWNYNQFPAPEYVAYMARNGMNTLRIFIFTDCEREEPEPGPQPGCLEPQVGRFDAQVAAQYDAILEAAERHGIYVIFTLFAVGFTPGETWKSWEDNPYSTARGGPAATPEEFFEREDIRKAAERKLRYVLDRYGYSPHFLAVDLLNEPEWDGNNGEESWVPWGEHMAAVWHAADPYGHLVTMGSVGLHWNVNGDERPWYAHPGNDLLQWHLYGKEYYEVHALAAEFSRKIAETWGYDKPILCGEFGYGGDDPQTFDHTHVGIWSATFSGAGVLAHSAPPFTPDSDVLMTPERGHHFRVLSDFLSRLSTSPPLLPRPAPSATPEGTRVWALGRPGYQALWVMGARDGYGSRVEGATVRLEGATGCHRVTWWDDVTGEQLHTEESWAKPDGLLLRVPGFVRHVAGLVEALPGMSGDVQDATRCPAERLPGERR
- a CDS encoding glycosyl hydrolase, which codes for MIEAIKLWNEPNNMSHWDFGIDKDWSIFSRMVRLAGEAVRAENPLITRVLGGMSPIDVAFLRRMSDQGALDEVDVVAVHGFPLDWNHWQIHEWPDRIAEVRAASRHPVWVTEVGVSTFGAEEVQEFGLRRTAELLLDQVDRVFWYSLYDLPKAWPATTRHREAEGSSYYRHFYMGLIKEDGTPKRALRHLADYTPQMGICQWFHFEDPRLDDAVAWLEKLGVKKLRTGLSWADSHRPNADAWFDQQMSALEDFDVTLTYCFTPGSRGINDHHTSPPQQVEEFAEFCARMTRRYAK